The following are encoded in a window of Phragmites australis chromosome 22, lpPhrAust1.1, whole genome shotgun sequence genomic DNA:
- the LOC133904755 gene encoding calmodulin-binding protein 60 D-like isoform X1, with product MAPSKRRLPWSSSEDDAGAVGELSLPRKRWQSLVLQVRGTRRRTNFEGLFGFKEIRGEEFMSMFRSFFGSMVQRVVSEEVEKAIFRQFNAPPVAPPRLLVGWNQRPMYQLMFQNGLKPVYTMMKLEASNGTAIKVAIVEKLENNRTNIVRFDPLSSAKVEVVVLHGNFNAKKEESWTPEEFNKHIVSGREKSAQLLTGNLKLKLNGGEAILEHATFTDNSSFTSTKKFRLGLRLANASRERVLEGVTDPFRVKERRLEGFEKHYPPMLDDEVWRLEKIGKNGAYHQALSNNGIDTVQKFLQAYMKDEQKLIQIFSKMPQSTWKSIIGHAMTCKLGDGLYLYEVKNKDAVIFFDAIYNLVGVKSGDCYMPIDQLDQVEKNFVETLKQEAYQNMNVFQYSYKMVDNHPVPLDKFPAEGTSLFSDLPNQQILNYGQHNSYLGNTSTGQGFGSRHSREKFGTSKGYSNVPVDISRFVQGHTSNHEQLRHEQIINRVLPYNSSQGALLPGPRITQLQIPNTERAYLSSDASPPADIPNSILVNQVATQFDQYRQREQSHFSEESYSCHSLNSLLSTDAVMSLMQSQFQLSRNSERFSNHSDQQCNSQTIIQPQQVVTGFQPSRTNSFDLSSCDELIKSFLSQNSNSEGASTPLSPRKWVKIRAALKLASVRRLSRASRRGPHCAPPRPRLVPTI from the exons atGGCTCCTTCCAAGAGGCGCCTACCATGGTCCTCCTCCGAAGACGATGCCGGCGCTGTCGGCGAGCTGTCGCTGCCTCGCAAGCGGTGGCAGTCACTTGTCCT GCAGGTTagggggacgaggaggaggaccaaTTTTGAGGGGTTGTTTGGGTTCAAGGAGATCAGGGGAGAGGAGTTCATGAGCATGTTCCGTTCGTTCTTCGGTTCCATGGTACAGAGAGTG GTTTCAGAGGAGGTAGAGAAAGCAATATTCAGACAATTCAATGCACCACCAGTAGCACCTCCAAG ATTACTAGTGGGCTGGAATCAGCGCCCAATGTATCAACTCATGTTCCAGAATGGTCTGAAACCGGTTTACACAATGATGAAATTAGAAGCAAGCAATGGAACAGCTATTAAGGTGGCTATAGTTGAAAAACTGGAAAACAACAGGACAAACATCGTCAGGTTTGATCCTCTTTCTTCTGCTAAAGTTGAGGTTGTAGTCCTCCATGGCAATTTCAATGCTAAAAAAGAGGAATCCTGGACGCCTGAAGAGTTTAACAAGCATATAGTATCCGGCCGAGAGAAGAGTGCGCAACTTCTCACTGGCAATTTGAAACTGAAGCTCAACGGAGGGGAGGCTATCCTCGAACACGCAACCTTCACTGATAATTCCAGCTTCACCAGCACCAAGAAATTCAGGCTGGGGCTGAGGCTTGCAAATGCTTCTCGAGAGAGAGTTCTTGAAGGAGTCACTGATCCTTTCCGCGTGAAGGAGCGAAGGCTAGAAG GGTTTGAAAAGCACTACCCTCCGATGCTGGACGATGAAGTATGGCGTTTGGAAAAGATTGGTAAGAATGGTGCTTACCACCAGGCCTTGTCAAATAATGGAATCGATACGGTGCAGAAGTTCTTACAGGCTTATATGAAGGACGAACAGAAGCTTATACAG ATTTTTAGCAAGATGCCACAGTCAACATGGAAATCCATCATAGGGCATGCCATGACGTGCAAACTTGGCGATGGTCTTTATCTATATGAAGTAAAGAACAAGGATGCTGTTATATTCTTCGATGCAATATATAATCTTGTTGGGGTGAAGTCTGGTGATTGTTACATGCCCATAGATCAGCTTGACCAAGTAGAGAAG AATTTTGTGGAGACATTGAAACAAGAGGCCTATCAGAATATGAATGTTTTCCAGTATAGCTATAAGATGGTCGACAACCATCCTGTACCACTCGACAAGTTCCCTGCTGAGGGTACTTCCCTGTTTAGTGATCTTCCAAATCAGCAGATACTGAATTATG GTCAACACAATTCATATCTGGGGAATACCTCAACTGGTCAGGGATTTGGATCAAGGCATTCAAGGGAGAAATTTGGCACTTCTAAAGGATACAGTAAT GTCCCGGTCGATATCTCAAGGTTTGTTCAGGGGCATACTTCCAATCATGAGCAGTTGAGACATGAGCAGATAATAAACAGAGTTCTACCATACAATTCAAGCCAAGGAGCCTTGTTACCTGGACCAAGAATTACACAGCTGCAGATACCAAACACCGAAAGAGCATATTTAAGTTCAGATGCTAGTCCTCCTGCTGATATTCCTAACAGCATCCTGGTTAATCAAGTTGCTACACAATTTGATCAGTACAGACAGCGCGAGCAATCTCATTTCTCTGAAGAATCATACAGT TGCCATTCTCTCAATAGTTTGTTATCTACAGATGCGGTCATGTCTTTGATGCAATCTCAATTCCAGCTTTCAAGAAACA GTGAGAGATTTAGCAACCATTCTGACCAACAATGTAACAGTCAAACAATAATACAGCCACAACAAGTTGTTACTGGATTTCAGCCATCAAGAACAAACAGCTTTGACTTGAGCTCATGCGATGAACTTATAAAGAGCTTCTTGTCTCAGAATTCTAACAGTGAAGGGGCATCTACACCACTTTCTCCACGCAAGTGGGTCAAGATCAGAGCGGCATTGAAGCTAGCATCTGTGAGGAGGCTCTCCAGGGCATCAAGGAGGGGTCCTCATTGTGCCCCACCAAGGCCAAGGCTTGTACCGACAATATGA
- the LOC133904755 gene encoding calmodulin-binding protein 60 E-like isoform X2, with protein sequence MAPSKRRLPWSSSEDDAGAVGELSLPRKRWQSLVLQVRGTRRRTNFEGLFGFKEIRGEEFMSMFRSFFGSMVQRVVSEEVEKAIFRQFNAPPVAPPRLLVGWNQRPMYQLMFQNGLKPVYTMMKLEASNGTAIKVAIVEKLENNRTNIVRFDPLSSAKVEVVVLHGNFNAKKEESWTPEEFNKHIVSGREKSAQLLTGNLKLKLNGGEAILEHATFTDNSSFTSTKKFRLGLRLANASRERVLEGVTDPFRVKERRLEGFEKHYPPMLDDEVWRLEKIGKNGAYHQALSNNGIDTVQKFLQAYMKDEQKLIQIFSKMPQSTWKSIIGHAMTCKLGDGLYLYEVKNKDAVIFFDAIYNLVGVKSGDCYMPIDQLDQVEKNFVETLKQEAYQNMNVFQYSYKMVDNHPVPLDKFPAEGQHNSYLGNTSTGQGFGSRHSREKFGTSKGYSNVPVDISRFVQGHTSNHEQLRHEQIINRVLPYNSSQGALLPGPRITQLQIPNTERAYLSSDASPPADIPNSILVNQVATQFDQYRQREQSHFSEESYSCHSLNSLLSTDAVMSLMQSQFQLSRNSERFSNHSDQQCNSQTIIQPQQVVTGFQPSRTNSFDLSSCDELIKSFLSQNSNSEGASTPLSPRKWVKIRAALKLASVRRLSRASRRGPHCAPPRPRLVPTI encoded by the exons atGGCTCCTTCCAAGAGGCGCCTACCATGGTCCTCCTCCGAAGACGATGCCGGCGCTGTCGGCGAGCTGTCGCTGCCTCGCAAGCGGTGGCAGTCACTTGTCCT GCAGGTTagggggacgaggaggaggaccaaTTTTGAGGGGTTGTTTGGGTTCAAGGAGATCAGGGGAGAGGAGTTCATGAGCATGTTCCGTTCGTTCTTCGGTTCCATGGTACAGAGAGTG GTTTCAGAGGAGGTAGAGAAAGCAATATTCAGACAATTCAATGCACCACCAGTAGCACCTCCAAG ATTACTAGTGGGCTGGAATCAGCGCCCAATGTATCAACTCATGTTCCAGAATGGTCTGAAACCGGTTTACACAATGATGAAATTAGAAGCAAGCAATGGAACAGCTATTAAGGTGGCTATAGTTGAAAAACTGGAAAACAACAGGACAAACATCGTCAGGTTTGATCCTCTTTCTTCTGCTAAAGTTGAGGTTGTAGTCCTCCATGGCAATTTCAATGCTAAAAAAGAGGAATCCTGGACGCCTGAAGAGTTTAACAAGCATATAGTATCCGGCCGAGAGAAGAGTGCGCAACTTCTCACTGGCAATTTGAAACTGAAGCTCAACGGAGGGGAGGCTATCCTCGAACACGCAACCTTCACTGATAATTCCAGCTTCACCAGCACCAAGAAATTCAGGCTGGGGCTGAGGCTTGCAAATGCTTCTCGAGAGAGAGTTCTTGAAGGAGTCACTGATCCTTTCCGCGTGAAGGAGCGAAGGCTAGAAG GGTTTGAAAAGCACTACCCTCCGATGCTGGACGATGAAGTATGGCGTTTGGAAAAGATTGGTAAGAATGGTGCTTACCACCAGGCCTTGTCAAATAATGGAATCGATACGGTGCAGAAGTTCTTACAGGCTTATATGAAGGACGAACAGAAGCTTATACAG ATTTTTAGCAAGATGCCACAGTCAACATGGAAATCCATCATAGGGCATGCCATGACGTGCAAACTTGGCGATGGTCTTTATCTATATGAAGTAAAGAACAAGGATGCTGTTATATTCTTCGATGCAATATATAATCTTGTTGGGGTGAAGTCTGGTGATTGTTACATGCCCATAGATCAGCTTGACCAAGTAGAGAAG AATTTTGTGGAGACATTGAAACAAGAGGCCTATCAGAATATGAATGTTTTCCAGTATAGCTATAAGATGGTCGACAACCATCCTGTACCACTCGACAAGTTCCCTGCTGAGG GTCAACACAATTCATATCTGGGGAATACCTCAACTGGTCAGGGATTTGGATCAAGGCATTCAAGGGAGAAATTTGGCACTTCTAAAGGATACAGTAAT GTCCCGGTCGATATCTCAAGGTTTGTTCAGGGGCATACTTCCAATCATGAGCAGTTGAGACATGAGCAGATAATAAACAGAGTTCTACCATACAATTCAAGCCAAGGAGCCTTGTTACCTGGACCAAGAATTACACAGCTGCAGATACCAAACACCGAAAGAGCATATTTAAGTTCAGATGCTAGTCCTCCTGCTGATATTCCTAACAGCATCCTGGTTAATCAAGTTGCTACACAATTTGATCAGTACAGACAGCGCGAGCAATCTCATTTCTCTGAAGAATCATACAGT TGCCATTCTCTCAATAGTTTGTTATCTACAGATGCGGTCATGTCTTTGATGCAATCTCAATTCCAGCTTTCAAGAAACA GTGAGAGATTTAGCAACCATTCTGACCAACAATGTAACAGTCAAACAATAATACAGCCACAACAAGTTGTTACTGGATTTCAGCCATCAAGAACAAACAGCTTTGACTTGAGCTCATGCGATGAACTTATAAAGAGCTTCTTGTCTCAGAATTCTAACAGTGAAGGGGCATCTACACCACTTTCTCCACGCAAGTGGGTCAAGATCAGAGCGGCATTGAAGCTAGCATCTGTGAGGAGGCTCTCCAGGGCATCAAGGAGGGGTCCTCATTGTGCCCCACCAAGGCCAAGGCTTGTACCGACAATATGA